One stretch of Streptomyces sp. A2-16 DNA includes these proteins:
- a CDS encoding response regulator transcription factor has product MSSLLLLTNALQPSTEVLPALGLLLHNVRVAPAEGPALVDTPGADVILIDGRRDLPQVRSLCQLLRSTGPGCPLILVVTEGGLAAVTADWGIDDVLLDTAGPAEVEARLRLAMGRQQIVADDSPMEIRNGDLSVDEATYSAKLKGRVLDLTFKEFELLKYLAQHPGRVFTRAQLLQEVWGYDYFGGTRTVDVHVRRLRAKLGPEHESLIGTVRNVGYRFVTPEKGDRVGDEAKVAADRAKPEDADESAALEDVEA; this is encoded by the coding sequence ATGAGTTCTCTGCTGCTCCTGACCAACGCCCTCCAGCCGTCGACGGAGGTGCTGCCGGCCCTTGGCCTGCTGCTGCACAACGTGCGCGTGGCACCGGCGGAAGGCCCCGCCCTCGTCGACACCCCCGGTGCCGACGTCATCCTCATCGACGGACGCCGTGACCTGCCCCAGGTCCGCAGCCTGTGCCAGCTGCTGCGCTCGACCGGGCCCGGCTGTCCGCTCATCCTCGTCGTGACCGAGGGCGGCCTTGCCGCCGTCACCGCCGACTGGGGCATCGACGACGTCCTGCTCGACACGGCGGGCCCCGCCGAGGTGGAGGCGCGGCTGCGCCTCGCCATGGGCCGCCAGCAGATCGTCGCCGACGACTCCCCCATGGAGATCCGCAACGGCGACCTGTCGGTCGACGAGGCGACCTACTCCGCGAAGCTCAAGGGCCGGGTCCTCGACCTCACCTTCAAGGAGTTCGAGCTCCTCAAGTACCTCGCCCAGCACCCGGGCCGCGTCTTCACGCGCGCGCAGCTGCTGCAGGAGGTCTGGGGCTACGACTACTTCGGCGGCACCCGGACCGTGGACGTGCACGTACGACGGCTGCGCGCGAAGCTCGGACCCGAGCACGAGTCGCTGATCGGGACCGTCCGGAACGTCGGTTATCGATTCGTTACGCCCGAGAAGGGCGACCGGGTCGGCGACGAGGCGAAGGTCGCGGCGGACCGGGCAAAGCCGGAGGATGCGGACGAGAGCGCCGCTCTCGAGGACGTAGAGGCGTAG
- a CDS encoding LacI family DNA-binding transcriptional regulator: MAKVTRDDVARLAGTSTAVVSYVINNGPRPVAPATRERVLAAIKELGYRPDRVAQAMASRRTDLIGLIVPDARQPFFAEMAHAVEQAASERGKMVLVGNSDYIGEREVHYLRAFLGMRVSGLILVSHALNDNAAAEIDAWDARVVLLHERPEAIDDVAVVLDDVTGAKIAVEHLLGHGYPYVACMGGTADTPSVGDPVSDHVEGWRQAMREAGLPTEGRLFEAPYNRYDAYQVALGLLAGPDRPPAVFCSTDDQAIGLLRAARELRIDVPGELAVIGFDDIKEAALADPPMTTIASDRSAMARAAVDLVLDDGLRVAGSRRERLKVFPSRLVVRRSCGCE; this comes from the coding sequence GTGGCCAAGGTAACCAGGGATGACGTGGCGCGGCTGGCGGGAACGTCCACCGCCGTAGTCAGCTATGTCATCAACAACGGACCCCGGCCGGTTGCCCCGGCCACGCGCGAGCGTGTCCTCGCCGCGATCAAGGAGCTGGGGTACCGGCCCGACCGGGTCGCCCAGGCGATGGCGTCCCGGCGCACGGATCTCATAGGCCTGATCGTGCCGGACGCGCGCCAGCCGTTCTTCGCGGAGATGGCGCACGCGGTCGAACAGGCCGCGTCCGAGCGCGGGAAGATGGTGCTCGTCGGGAACTCCGACTACATCGGCGAGCGCGAGGTCCACTATCTGCGGGCGTTCCTCGGAATGCGGGTCTCCGGGCTGATCCTGGTCTCGCACGCGCTGAACGACAACGCCGCCGCCGAGATCGACGCATGGGACGCCCGGGTCGTGCTGCTGCACGAGCGGCCGGAGGCCATCGACGACGTCGCCGTCGTCCTCGACGACGTCACCGGCGCGAAGATCGCCGTGGAACACCTGCTGGGGCACGGCTACCCCTACGTCGCCTGTATGGGCGGCACGGCCGACACCCCCTCCGTCGGCGACCCGGTCTCCGACCATGTCGAGGGCTGGCGCCAGGCCATGCGGGAGGCCGGGCTGCCCACCGAGGGACGGCTCTTCGAGGCGCCGTACAACCGCTACGACGCGTATCAGGTGGCGCTCGGGCTGCTCGCCGGACCCGATCGCCCGCCGGCCGTGTTCTGCTCCACCGACGACCAGGCGATCGGCCTGCTGCGGGCCGCGCGCGAGCTGCGTATCGACGTGCCGGGCGAGCTGGCGGTCATCGGGTTCGACGACATCAAGGAAGCCGCGCTCGCGGATCCGCCGATGACGACCATCGCCTCGGACCGGTCGGCGATGGCCAGGGCCGCGGTGGACCTGGTCCTGGACGACGGACTCCGGGTCGCCGGGTCCCGCCGCGAGCGCCTGAAGGTGTTCCCGTCCCGCCTGGTCGTACGGCGGTCCTGCGGGTGCGAGTGA
- a CDS encoding trypsin-like peptidase domain-containing protein, producing the protein MTESFRRDGEYEQYDNPHQGAQQQHASSPVNPEWPPPPAQPPVTPVQQPAAEPHAGWPGQQQAQPTPFASGGAGSYGGDGGGGTALLTAPPVEPGAPAPAPKRRTRGPLALLAAVAIVAAAIGGGTAYGIQELAGNDTVASSSTSTNVVPSSAKGTVAGVAKAVSPSIVEINATSNAGESTGSGVIITSDGEIITNNHVISGADSIKVSTSDGKTYTAKVVGTDSKKDLALIKLENASGLSVATLGNSDGVQVGDQVVAIGSPEGLTGTVTSGIVSALNRDVTVSTDESQGQGQGQGGGGQWPFEFGGQQFNGDTGSSTTTYKAIQTDASLNPGNSGGALIDMNGNIIGINSAMYSASSDSSTAGSAGLGFSIPINTVKSDLATLRAGGADN; encoded by the coding sequence ATGACCGAGAGCTTCCGCCGCGACGGCGAGTACGAGCAGTACGACAACCCCCACCAGGGCGCCCAGCAGCAGCACGCTTCGTCGCCCGTGAACCCCGAGTGGCCGCCCCCGCCGGCCCAGCCGCCCGTGACACCGGTCCAGCAGCCGGCCGCCGAGCCCCACGCCGGGTGGCCGGGGCAGCAGCAGGCTCAGCCCACCCCCTTCGCCTCCGGCGGCGCCGGTTCGTACGGCGGTGACGGGGGCGGCGGAACCGCTCTCCTCACCGCGCCCCCCGTGGAGCCCGGAGCGCCCGCGCCGGCTCCGAAGAGGCGCACCCGCGGCCCCCTCGCCCTCCTCGCCGCCGTCGCGATCGTCGCCGCGGCGATAGGAGGCGGCACCGCCTACGGCATCCAGGAGCTGGCCGGCAACGACACGGTCGCCTCCAGCAGCACCAGCACCAACGTGGTGCCGTCCTCCGCCAAGGGCACGGTCGCCGGGGTCGCCAAGGCGGTGAGCCCGAGCATCGTGGAGATCAACGCCACCTCCAACGCCGGGGAGTCCACCGGTTCCGGCGTGATCATCACCAGTGACGGCGAGATCATCACCAACAACCACGTCATCTCCGGCGCCGACTCCATCAAGGTGAGCACCAGCGACGGCAAGACCTACACCGCGAAGGTCGTCGGCACCGACAGCAAGAAGGACCTCGCCCTGATCAAGCTGGAGAACGCCTCCGGCCTCAGCGTGGCCACCCTCGGCAACTCCGACGGCGTCCAGGTCGGCGACCAGGTCGTGGCGATCGGCTCCCCCGAGGGCCTGACCGGCACCGTCACCAGCGGCATCGTCTCCGCCCTCAACCGTGACGTCACCGTCTCGACGGACGAGAGCCAGGGACAAGGGCAGGGACAGGGTGGCGGCGGACAGTGGCCGTTCGAGTTCGGCGGCCAGCAGTTCAACGGCGACACCGGCTCGTCCACGACGACGTACAAGGCGATCCAGACGGACGCGTCCTTGAACCCGGGCAACTCCGGCGGCGCGCTGATCGACATGAACGGCAACATCATCGGCATCAACTCGGCGATGTACTCGGCCAGTTCGGACTCCTCGACGGCCGGCAGCGCGGGCCTCGGCTTCTCCATCCCGATCAACACCGTCAAGTCGGACCTGGCCACCCTGCGGGCCGGCGGCGCCGACAACTGA
- a CDS encoding response regulator transcription factor produces MSPAEGDRDPQRILIVDDEPAVREALQRSLAFEGYDTEVAVDGADALDKATAYQPDLVVLDIQMPRMDGLTAARRIRGAGDTTPILMLTARDTVGDRVTGLDAGADDYLVKPFELDELFARVRALLRRSSYAAAAGAAAAVDDEALTFADLRMDLATREVTRAGRPVELTRTEFTLLEMFMAHPRQVLTREQILKAVWGFDFEPSSNSLDVYVMYLRRKTEAGGEPRLVHTVRGVGYVLRQGGAE; encoded by the coding sequence ATGAGCCCCGCCGAAGGCGACCGTGACCCCCAGCGCATTCTGATCGTCGACGACGAGCCGGCGGTGCGCGAAGCACTCCAGCGCAGTCTCGCCTTCGAGGGCTACGACACGGAGGTCGCCGTGGACGGCGCCGACGCACTCGACAAGGCGACCGCCTACCAGCCGGACCTGGTCGTCCTCGACATCCAGATGCCCCGCATGGACGGACTCACGGCCGCCCGCCGGATCCGGGGCGCCGGTGACACCACGCCCATCCTCATGCTGACCGCCCGCGACACGGTCGGCGACCGGGTCACCGGGCTCGACGCGGGCGCCGACGACTACCTGGTCAAGCCGTTCGAGCTGGACGAGCTGTTCGCCCGGGTGCGTGCGCTGCTGCGGCGCAGCTCGTACGCGGCGGCGGCCGGGGCGGCGGCCGCCGTGGACGACGAGGCGCTCACCTTCGCGGACCTGCGGATGGATCTCGCGACACGGGAGGTGACCCGGGCGGGGCGGCCGGTGGAGCTGACCCGTACCGAGTTCACGCTCCTCGAGATGTTCATGGCCCACCCGCGCCAGGTCCTCACCCGCGAGCAGATCCTGAAGGCGGTGTGGGGCTTCGACTTCGAGCCCTCCTCCAACTCCCTGGACGTCTACGTCATGTACCTGCGCCGCAAGACGGAGGCGGGCGGCGAGCCGCGGCTCGTGCACACGGTGCGGGGCGTGGGGTATGTGCTCCGGCAGGGCGGGGCGGAGTGA
- a CDS encoding HAMP domain-containing sensor histidine kinase, translated as MNRVVRRFRTLSIRARLSMLVAAAVAFAVAAVSVTCWFIVQGKLYDQVDADLKGMQQPQRYDQVVGLLSSCPQAPQTDRTYRAGTNDLGTRNAYIQLVKSNGKACVSATSAGTVKVTGADKEVIKNASLTGESIIRNGTDGDGQAVRVLTMPLLVQGPNSPPQMYPATALSIAVSLKGTQSTLNDLALILLLVSGVGVLGAGAAGLAVARAGLRPVDKLTEAVEHVARTEDLGIRIPVEEDAEDEVARLSRSFNSMTSSLANSRELQQQLIADAGHELRTPLTSLRTNIELLTRSEETGRPIPEADRKALLASVKAQMTELAALIGDLQELSRSEGQRGERVQVVSLEDTVQSALRRARLRGPELTIDASLEPWYTRGEPAALERAVVNILDNAVKFSPEGGTVEVRLSGGVLTVRDHGPGIPAEELPYVFDRFWRSPGARALPGSGLGLSIVARTVQQAGGEVALGHAEGGGTVATVRLPGAPTPPPETPTP; from the coding sequence GTGAACAGGGTCGTACGGCGGTTCCGCACGCTCTCCATCCGGGCGCGGCTGTCGATGCTGGTCGCGGCGGCCGTGGCCTTCGCGGTGGCGGCAGTCTCGGTGACGTGCTGGTTCATCGTGCAGGGGAAGCTGTACGACCAGGTCGACGCCGATCTCAAGGGGATGCAGCAGCCACAGCGGTACGACCAGGTCGTGGGACTCCTCAGCAGCTGCCCTCAGGCCCCCCAGACCGACCGGACCTACCGGGCCGGCACCAATGACCTCGGGACCAGGAACGCCTACATCCAGCTGGTCAAGTCGAACGGCAAGGCCTGTGTCTCGGCGACCTCGGCGGGAACGGTGAAGGTCACCGGCGCCGACAAGGAGGTCATCAAGAACGCCTCCCTCACCGGCGAGAGCATCATCCGCAACGGCACCGACGGCGACGGCCAGGCCGTGCGCGTGCTCACCATGCCCCTGCTCGTCCAGGGCCCGAACAGTCCGCCCCAGATGTACCCCGCCACCGCCCTCAGCATCGCCGTCTCCCTCAAGGGCACCCAGTCCACACTGAACGATCTCGCCCTCATCCTGCTCCTGGTCTCCGGCGTAGGCGTCCTCGGTGCCGGGGCCGCCGGGCTCGCCGTCGCCCGGGCGGGGCTGCGGCCCGTCGACAAGCTCACCGAGGCCGTCGAGCATGTCGCGCGCACCGAGGACCTCGGCATCCGCATCCCCGTCGAGGAGGACGCCGAGGACGAGGTGGCCCGGCTGTCCCGGTCGTTCAACTCGATGACCTCCTCCCTCGCCAACTCCCGCGAGCTCCAGCAGCAGCTGATCGCGGACGCGGGGCACGAGCTGCGCACCCCCCTCACCTCCCTCCGCACGAACATCGAGCTCCTCACCCGGAGCGAGGAGACCGGCCGCCCCATCCCCGAGGCCGACCGCAAGGCACTGCTCGCCTCCGTGAAGGCGCAGATGACCGAACTGGCCGCTCTCATCGGCGACTTGCAGGAGCTGTCGCGGTCGGAGGGCCAGCGCGGGGAGCGGGTGCAGGTGGTGTCCCTGGAGGACACCGTGCAGTCGGCCCTGCGCCGGGCCCGGCTGCGGGGCCCGGAGCTGACCATCGACGCCTCGCTGGAGCCCTGGTACACCCGCGGGGAACCGGCCGCTCTGGAGCGCGCCGTGGTCAACATCCTCGACAACGCAGTGAAGTTCAGCCCCGAAGGCGGCACCGTCGAGGTGCGGCTCAGCGGCGGTGTGCTGACCGTCCGGGACCACGGCCCCGGTATCCCCGCCGAGGAACTCCCGTACGTCTTCGACCGCTTCTGGCGCTCCCCCGGCGCCCGCGCCCTGCCCGGCTCCGGTCTCGGCCTGTCCATCGTGGCCCGTACGGTCCAGCAGGCCGGCGGCGAGGTCGCCCTCGGCCACGCGGAGGGCGGCGGCACCGTCGCGACGGTACGACTGCCGGGGGCGCCGACTCCGCCGCCGGAGACACCGACGCCGTAG
- a CDS encoding pectinesterase family protein, with protein MAQHRRRRTTALALGVPLALTAAGGLAHGFLPGAQPRASAATTAAPAWATAAADGFASVDALGQNGTYGGRDGQIVTVRTLADLERYATASEPYVIVVAATITMNPVGKEIKVASDKTIVGSGTSGQIVGGGFFLGPGVHNVIIRNLTIRDAYQGVWNDKDHDFDAVQMDGAHHVWIDHNDLRHMADGLIDVRKDSTYVTVSWNKLSQDNKAFGIGWTENVVTDITVHHNWIRETEQRNPSTDNAAHAHLYNNFLEDVAGTDINSSYGNYARGATRMVLENSWFQGFRNPVIKDSTASIVQKGNTFVGTSGRNESGGTAFDPRTYYAYTLDRTTDVPALLKSGAGPRSSIGTTTATTKAAATTLTVAKDGSGQYSTVQAAVNAVPAGNTSRVVISVKPGTYRELVKVPSNKPHVTIQGSGSSRNDTVIVYNNASGTPKPDGSGTYGTGGSATVAVEADDFQARNLTISNDFDEKAHQNIAQQAVALRTAADKVFLDSIIVSGDQDTLLVDTASKDRLGRVYTRNSYVIGNVDFIFGRATAVIDKSVITLKKRWDGSSAGYITAPSTAANRKGILIANSTVNGDVSSASFYLGRPWHAGGDASLDPQATVRNTSLSAAVKSAPWTDMSGFSWKDDRFAEYKNSGAGAGAASADRPQLSDAQATGQEVADWLGDWTPSTS; from the coding sequence ATGGCCCAGCATCGTCGACGCCGAACCACCGCCCTCGCCCTCGGTGTTCCGCTCGCCCTGACGGCCGCCGGAGGGCTCGCCCACGGCTTCCTCCCCGGGGCCCAGCCCAGGGCCTCCGCCGCGACCACCGCCGCGCCGGCCTGGGCGACCGCCGCCGCGGACGGCTTCGCCTCGGTCGACGCACTGGGCCAGAACGGGACTTACGGCGGCCGGGACGGACAGATCGTCACCGTGAGGACGCTCGCCGACCTGGAGAGGTACGCGACCGCGAGCGAGCCGTACGTCATCGTCGTCGCGGCGACCATCACCATGAACCCGGTCGGGAAAGAGATCAAGGTCGCGTCGGACAAGACCATCGTCGGGTCCGGGACTTCCGGGCAGATCGTCGGAGGCGGCTTCTTCCTCGGCCCCGGAGTGCACAACGTCATCATCCGCAACCTGACCATCCGGGACGCCTACCAGGGCGTGTGGAACGACAAGGACCACGACTTCGACGCCGTCCAGATGGACGGCGCCCACCATGTGTGGATCGACCACAACGACCTGCGGCACATGGCCGACGGGCTCATCGACGTCCGCAAGGACAGCACCTACGTGACCGTCTCCTGGAACAAACTCAGCCAGGACAACAAGGCGTTCGGCATCGGCTGGACGGAGAACGTCGTCACCGACATCACCGTCCACCACAACTGGATCCGCGAGACCGAGCAGCGCAACCCCTCAACCGACAACGCCGCCCACGCGCACCTCTACAACAACTTCCTGGAGGACGTGGCCGGGACGGACATCAACTCCTCCTACGGCAACTACGCGCGCGGCGCGACCAGGATGGTCCTGGAGAACTCCTGGTTCCAGGGCTTCAGGAACCCGGTCATCAAGGACAGCACCGCGAGCATCGTCCAGAAGGGCAACACCTTCGTCGGGACGAGCGGCAGGAACGAGAGCGGGGGCACCGCCTTCGACCCGAGGACGTACTACGCCTACACGCTCGACAGGACCACCGACGTGCCCGCCCTGCTCAAGTCCGGCGCGGGGCCGCGCAGTTCGATCGGTACGACGACGGCCACGACCAAGGCGGCGGCCACCACGCTCACCGTCGCCAAGGACGGCAGCGGGCAGTACTCGACCGTGCAGGCCGCGGTGAACGCCGTACCGGCGGGCAACACCTCCCGCGTGGTGATCTCGGTGAAGCCGGGGACCTACCGCGAGCTCGTCAAGGTGCCGTCCAACAAGCCGCACGTGACCATCCAGGGTTCGGGCTCCAGCCGGAACGACACGGTGATCGTCTACAACAACGCGTCCGGCACGCCCAAGCCCGACGGCTCGGGCACCTACGGCACCGGCGGCAGCGCCACCGTCGCCGTGGAGGCCGACGACTTCCAGGCCCGCAATCTGACGATCTCCAACGACTTCGACGAGAAGGCCCACCAGAACATCGCCCAGCAGGCCGTCGCCCTGCGCACCGCCGCCGACAAGGTGTTCCTCGACTCGATCATCGTCAGCGGCGACCAGGACACACTGCTCGTGGACACCGCGTCCAAGGACAGGCTGGGCCGGGTCTATACGAGGAACTCCTACGTCATCGGCAACGTCGACTTCATCTTCGGCCGGGCCACCGCGGTGATCGACAAGTCCGTCATCACGCTGAAGAAGCGCTGGGACGGCTCCTCGGCCGGCTACATCACCGCGCCGAGCACCGCCGCGAACCGCAAGGGCATCCTCATCGCCAACTCGACGGTGAACGGGGACGTCTCGTCCGCGAGCTTCTACCTGGGGCGCCCCTGGCACGCGGGCGGTGACGCGAGTCTCGACCCGCAGGCGACCGTCCGGAACACGTCGTTGAGCGCGGCCGTCAAGTCCGCGCCGTGGACCGACATGAGCGGCTTCTCCTGGAAGGACGACCGGTTCGCGGAGTACAAGAACAGCGGCGCGGGCGCGGGCGCGGCCTCGGCCGACCGACCGCAGCTCAGCGACGCGCAGGCCACCGGTCAGGAGGTCGCCGACTGGCTGGGCGACTGGACTCCGAGCACCTCCTGA
- a CDS encoding ABC transporter ATP-binding protein — MREVREAFRRFWPLTRGDRRWLAAIVACVVVSALAETAAILLFAELTDTALKAGSLSAFWGPAGAWLAVAALGALVGYFGNSLATWTAERFVLRLRAKVFRHIQDLPPHFFQQHRQGDLVERLTGDVEAIEQMVVSGVVGTVAAAFSAVFYSAAALYLRWDLALATFVLAPLFLFAARRFSGRIKEASRDERVADGAITSVVEESLGNVVLTQAYNRRRDEERRLDREARAWMRASVRGARLSEMYEQFVEVVETLCVLAVIGLGVWEISADRMTLGQLLAFAAFIGYLYPPVRNLGRLGLTLTAATAGAQRLNEILDAKPSVGDPAEPVPVWPVRGWVGFHGVHFRYPNALRDSLTDVSFSAAPGELVIITGPSGAGKSTLSKLLTRFYDPAAGVITLDGVPLPHMGLEFLREQIALLPQETLILNGTIRENIGTGRPGASDGEIEQAARAAAAHDFIEALPEGYDTEIAPGAAALSGGQLKRITIARAMLRAAPVLVLDEPTAGLDSVAARQVVQPLRRLMSGRTTIMITHDLSLAPDADRILVVDGGRLVEAGTHAELVARRGSYARLLGPLPEDTMILRKLPDDTMTLRR; from the coding sequence ATGAGGGAAGTCCGCGAGGCCTTCCGCCGTTTCTGGCCGCTGACCCGCGGCGACCGCAGGTGGCTGGCGGCGATCGTCGCGTGCGTGGTGGTGTCCGCGCTGGCCGAGACCGCCGCGATCCTGCTGTTCGCGGAACTCACCGACACCGCCCTGAAGGCCGGTTCGCTCTCCGCCTTCTGGGGCCCGGCCGGCGCCTGGCTCGCCGTGGCCGCACTCGGCGCGCTCGTCGGCTACTTCGGCAACTCGCTCGCGACCTGGACCGCGGAGAGATTCGTCCTCAGACTGCGCGCGAAGGTCTTCCGGCACATCCAGGACCTGCCCCCGCACTTCTTCCAGCAGCACCGCCAGGGCGACCTGGTCGAACGCCTCACCGGTGACGTCGAGGCGATCGAGCAGATGGTCGTGTCCGGTGTCGTCGGCACGGTCGCCGCCGCGTTCTCGGCCGTCTTCTACTCGGCGGCCGCCCTGTACCTGCGCTGGGACCTGGCCCTGGCCACCTTCGTCCTCGCACCCCTGTTCCTGTTCGCCGCCCGACGCTTCTCCGGCCGCATCAAGGAGGCCTCCCGGGACGAGCGGGTCGCGGACGGCGCGATCACCTCCGTGGTGGAGGAGTCGCTGGGCAATGTCGTGCTGACCCAGGCGTACAACCGCCGTCGCGACGAGGAGAGGCGCCTGGACCGCGAGGCCCGCGCCTGGATGAGGGCCAGTGTCCGGGGCGCCCGGCTGAGTGAGATGTACGAGCAGTTCGTCGAGGTCGTCGAGACGCTCTGCGTCCTCGCCGTGATCGGTCTGGGCGTGTGGGAGATCTCGGCCGACCGCATGACCCTCGGTCAGCTCCTCGCCTTCGCCGCCTTCATCGGCTACCTGTACCCGCCGGTCCGCAACCTCGGCCGGCTCGGCCTGACCCTCACGGCGGCCACCGCGGGCGCCCAGCGCCTGAACGAGATCCTGGACGCGAAACCGTCGGTCGGCGACCCGGCCGAACCCGTCCCGGTCTGGCCGGTCCGCGGCTGGGTCGGCTTCCACGGCGTGCACTTCCGCTACCCGAACGCCCTCAGGGACTCCCTCACCGACGTCTCCTTCTCGGCCGCCCCCGGCGAACTGGTGATCATCACGGGCCCGAGCGGCGCCGGCAAGTCGACCCTGTCCAAGCTCCTCACGCGCTTCTACGACCCCGCCGCGGGCGTGATCACCCTGGACGGCGTCCCGCTCCCGCACATGGGCCTGGAGTTCCTGCGCGAGCAGATCGCCCTGCTGCCCCAGGAGACGCTGATCCTCAACGGCACGATCCGCGAGAACATCGGGACCGGCCGGCCGGGCGCGAGCGACGGGGAGATCGAGCAGGCGGCCCGCGCGGCCGCGGCCCACGACTTCATCGAGGCCCTCCCCGAGGGCTACGACACCGAGATCGCCCCCGGCGCGGCGGCCCTGTCGGGCGGCCAGCTCAAGCGGATCACCATCGCCCGCGCGATGCTGCGGGCCGCGCCCGTCCTCGTCCTCGACGAACCCACCGCAGGCCTCGACTCGGTCGCCGCGCGCCAGGTGGTGCAGCCCCTGCGCCGCCTGATGTCGGGCCGTACGACCATCATGATCACCCACGATCTGAGCCTGGCCCCGGACGCGGACCGGATCCTGGTCGTGGACGGCGGACGCCTGGTGGAGGCGGGTACACACGCCGAACTGGTGGCCCGCCGGGGCTCCTACGCCCGCCTGCTGGGCCCGCTCCCGGAGGACACGATGATCCTGCGGAAACTGCCGGACGACACGATGACCCTGCGCCGCTGA
- a CDS encoding DUF2993 domain-containing protein, producing the protein MRSPHPIPAHPHPYSYEEPEQPAPPNHRRSRRRPRRGRLALRTVAALLTLAAFLTLADRWAVLYAEHRAADTLKDRLRLSAAPEVEIGGFPFLPQLVGRHLESVKVTVPDVAADRVTLAAVSATAHDIRLDGDGPTSVRGARVPELHGDVLLSFADMNRELGASQVTFRGAGRDRVAVRGTLPVAGHDLRLRADVRVARDGERGVDTRIGGMRLDIGDLATYRPGTRASEGLHLTRESAAALSRETRKARAVLAVPSVVRALGVPDATVREAQRSDTALSRLTGRPEFVRQAMRLNLLDLALAHPELLDRLGLDPALLGALSRLTRPVLADRLSLGFQLPEPPSGELRLRDVRVAKDGIRVRVEGSGLAVGP; encoded by the coding sequence ATGCGTTCCCCCCATCCCATACCTGCGCATCCCCACCCGTACTCCTACGAAGAGCCTGAACAGCCGGCCCCGCCGAACCACCGCCGCAGTCGCCGGCGCCCTCGGCGGGGCCGTCTCGCGCTGAGGACGGTCGCCGCGCTGCTGACGCTCGCCGCCTTCCTCACCCTCGCCGACCGCTGGGCCGTCCTCTACGCCGAGCACAGGGCCGCGGACACCCTCAAGGACCGGCTTCGGCTGAGCGCGGCGCCCGAGGTGGAGATCGGCGGCTTCCCCTTCCTCCCCCAACTCGTGGGCAGGCACCTGGAGTCGGTGAAGGTGACCGTCCCGGACGTGGCCGCCGACCGGGTCACCCTGGCCGCGGTCTCGGCGACAGCTCATGACATACGGCTCGACGGTGACGGGCCGACCTCCGTGCGCGGGGCCCGCGTTCCCGAGCTGCACGGTGACGTCCTGCTCTCCTTCGCCGACATGAACCGTGAACTCGGCGCGTCCCAGGTGACGTTCAGGGGAGCCGGCCGTGACCGGGTCGCCGTGCGCGGCACCCTCCCGGTCGCCGGGCACGATCTGCGGCTGCGGGCCGACGTACGCGTGGCACGCGACGGCGAACGGGGTGTCGACACCCGGATCGGCGGGATGCGCCTGGACATCGGGGACCTGGCGACCTACCGGCCGGGCACGCGTGCCTCGGAGGGCCTGCATCTGACCCGGGAGTCCGCCGCCGCCCTCTCGCGCGAGACGCGCAAGGCCCGGGCCGTGCTGGCGGTGCCGTCCGTCGTGCGCGCGCTGGGCGTGCCCGACGCCACCGTGCGCGAGGCGCAGCGGTCCGACACCGCGCTGTCCCGGCTGACCGGCCGCCCGGAGTTCGTCCGGCAGGCCATGCGCCTGAACCTTCTCGACCTCGCCCTGGCCCACCCCGAACTCCTGGACCGTCTGGGCCTGGACCCGGCGCTGCTCGGCGCGCTCTCCCGCCTGACCCGCCCGGTCCTCGCCGACCGGCTCTCCCTCGGCTTCCAGTTGCCCGAGCCGCCCAGCGGCGAACTGCGCCTGCGGGACGTGCGCGTGGCGAAGGACGGCATCAGGGTGCGCGTCGAGGGCTCCGGACTGGCGGTCGGTCCGTAG